In Bombyx mori chromosome 11, ASM3026992v2, one genomic interval encodes:
- the LOC100216501 gene encoding uncharacterized protein LOC100216501 (The RefSeq protein has 2 substitutions compared to this genomic sequence) → MVKRKGKKNKHNNKKNKTKLNLSVSSEVLNDRKQEAEGNEEDDEIESKPAAVKRQHVDDSDAEETPRKKKKKKPVITETTDKKGKKSIRQTKRENYLKRQAQAAELSKNQLKSQCLSYLSQWKHDKQNWKFMKVKQLWLLKNKFSTNLVPDESWQTLIEYFESAKGNVRTLLLEDAKKVIKQMDEWTEKHGQSNKQEIDEENSEENTTEETNKPDEATYKRARDLIQCLEE, encoded by the coding sequence ATGGTTAAaaggaaaggaaaaaaaaacaaacataacaataaaaaaaataagacaaagCTGAATCTATCAGTATCTTCCGAAGTACTAAACGATCGCAAACAGGAAGCAGAAGGAAACGAGGAGGACGATGAAATTGAATCGAAACCTGCGGCAGTTAAGCGACAACACGTTGATGACTCCGATGCAGAAGAAACACCgcgtaaaaagaaaaagaaaaagcccGTTATTACCGAAACAACTgataaaaaaggtaaaaagtCGATACGACAAACAAAGAGAGAAAACTATCTTAAACGTCAAGCCCAAGCTGCAGAACTTTCAAAAAATCAACTCAAATCTCAGTGTCTCAGCTATCTTTCTCAGTGGAAACATGACAAACAAAACTGGAAGTTCATGAAAGTTAAACAGTTATGGCTacttaaaaataagttttccACTAATTTAGTACCTGATGAATCTTGGCAGACCCTAATTGAGTATTTTGAATCTGCAAAAGGGAATGTACGCACATTATTGCTTGAAGATGCAAAAAAAGTCATTAAACAAATGGATGAATGGACAGAAAAACATGGTCAAAGTAATACACAAGAAATAGATGAAGAAAACAGTGAAGAGAATACAACAGAAGAGACTAACAAACCTGATGAAGTTACATATAAGAGAGCTCGAGATTTAATACAATGTCTTgaagaataa